One region of Flavobacterium sp. KACC 22763 genomic DNA includes:
- the asnS gene encoding asparagine--tRNA ligase, whose translation MKHTKVRDLLNSTTTLQEVNAKGWVRTFRNNQFIALNDGSTINNIQCVVDFENTPEETLKRITTGAAVSVIGTLVESKGAGQKYEIQVNKLEILGDSDAEKFPMQPKKHSLEFLRENAHLRVRTNAFGAIMRVRSVLSYAVHKYFQDKGFVYVNTPIITGADAEGAGEMFQVTSLPLDNLPKNEEGNIDFKKDFFGKHTNLTVSGQLEGETFAMALGQIYTFGPTFRAENSNTSRHLAEFWMIEPEVAFNDLDDNMDLAEDFIQYVIKYALDNCKDDLKFLEGRLLEEEKSKPQTERSEMALLEKLNFVLENNFKRVSYTEAIDILRDSTPNKKKKFQYLINEWGADLQSEHERFLVEKHFKCPVILYDYPANIKAFYMRLNDNTEPGRETVRAMDILFPGIGEIVGGSEREERYDVLVEKMEKLGIDKEELYWYLDTRRFGSATHAGFGLGFERLVLFVTGMTNIRDVIPFPRTPGSAEF comes from the coding sequence ATGAAACACACAAAAGTTAGAGACTTATTAAACAGTACGACGACGTTACAGGAAGTGAATGCAAAAGGTTGGGTGAGAACTTTTAGAAATAATCAGTTCATCGCTTTAAATGACGGTTCTACAATTAATAATATTCAATGTGTTGTTGATTTTGAAAATACACCAGAAGAGACTTTAAAAAGAATCACGACTGGAGCTGCGGTTTCTGTAATTGGAACTTTAGTTGAAAGTAAAGGTGCGGGTCAGAAATATGAAATTCAAGTAAACAAACTTGAAATTCTTGGAGATTCTGATGCTGAGAAATTCCCAATGCAGCCTAAAAAACACTCTTTAGAATTTTTACGTGAAAACGCTCACTTGCGTGTACGTACAAATGCTTTTGGTGCGATTATGCGTGTGCGTTCGGTATTGTCTTATGCGGTTCACAAATATTTTCAAGATAAAGGTTTCGTTTATGTAAACACGCCAATTATCACTGGAGCTGATGCTGAAGGTGCAGGAGAAATGTTCCAAGTAACTTCTTTGCCATTAGATAACCTTCCTAAAAATGAAGAAGGAAACATCGATTTCAAAAAAGATTTCTTCGGAAAACATACCAACTTGACAGTTTCTGGACAATTAGAAGGAGAAACTTTCGCTATGGCTTTGGGTCAGATTTATACTTTTGGACCAACGTTCAGAGCAGAAAACTCAAATACTTCTCGTCACTTAGCAGAATTCTGGATGATTGAGCCAGAAGTTGCTTTCAATGACCTTGATGACAACATGGATTTGGCTGAAGATTTTATTCAATACGTAATTAAATATGCTTTAGACAACTGTAAAGATGATTTGAAATTCTTAGAAGGAAGACTTCTTGAAGAAGAAAAATCAAAACCACAGACTGAAAGAAGCGAAATGGCTTTGTTAGAGAAATTGAACTTCGTTTTAGAAAACAACTTCAAACGTGTTTCTTATACAGAAGCAATTGACATTTTAAGAGATTCAACTCCAAATAAAAAGAAGAAATTCCAATATTTAATCAACGAATGGGGAGCTGACTTACAGTCAGAACACGAGCGATTCTTGGTTGAAAAACACTTTAAATGTCCGGTAATTTTATACGATTACCCAGCAAACATTAAAGCGTTTTACATGCGTTTGAACGACAACACAGAACCAGGAAGAGAAACAGTTCGTGCAATGGATATCCTTTTCCCTGGAATTGGAGAAATCGTTGGTGGTTCTGAAAGAGAAGAGCGTTACGATGTTCTTGTCGAAAAAATGGAAAAGCTTGGAATTGACAAAGAAGAATTATACTGGTACTTAGATACTAGAAGATTTGGATCGGCAACTCACGCAGGTTTCGGTTTAGGATTTGAGCGTTTAGTATTGTTTGTAACAGGAATGACAAACATTAGAGACGTAATTCCTTTCCCAAGAACTCCTGGAAGTGCAGAGTTTTAA